One genomic window of Halolamina sediminis includes the following:
- a CDS encoding acyl-CoA thioesterase: MVRLIDSYTETSEVVMPDATNNLGRALGGWVLHRMDLGGVVAARRFARSQVVTASIERVDFHAPIDLGDIAVLTAYVYDTGETSMQVRVDVTAERPSEGIERETASSHLTFVAIDGEESVQPVPDLAVETDEERRLREAAMDAESPPVP; the protein is encoded by the coding sequence ATGGTGAGGCTGATCGACTCCTACACCGAGACCAGCGAGGTAGTGATGCCGGACGCGACCAACAACCTCGGGCGCGCGCTCGGCGGCTGGGTGCTCCACCGCATGGACCTCGGCGGCGTCGTCGCCGCCCGGCGGTTCGCCCGCTCACAGGTCGTCACCGCCAGCATCGAGCGCGTCGACTTCCACGCGCCGATCGACCTCGGCGACATCGCCGTCCTGACCGCCTACGTGTACGACACGGGCGAGACGAGCATGCAGGTGCGCGTCGACGTGACCGCGGAACGCCCGAGCGAGGGCATCGAGCGCGAGACCGCCTCCTCGCATCTCACGTTCGTCGCGATCGACGGCGAGGAGTCGGTCCAGCCCGTCCCGGACCTCGCAGTCGAGACCGACGAGGAACGGCGGCTCCGGGAGGCGGCGATGGACGCGGAGTCGCCACCGGTGCCGTAG
- a CDS encoding ribonucleotide-diphosphate reductase subunit beta, which translates to MPIDYLTDGDTHDPNKILPIDYEWAREYYEAGVDNNWVPEEIPMGNDVTQWNGDELSDAERRLVEWNLGFFSTAESLTANNIVLAVYDHVTAPECRQYLLRQAYEEAVHTDTFIYCCDSLGFDPDYLYGMYDRIPAIEAKDEFVVDLTRVVDDPEFTIDDEADVRAFLRDLIGFYVIMEGIFFYAGFAMMLGLKRQGKLEGIGQQFEYIMRDESLHLGFGIELIDAIRGETDAWTDEFEAEIRELILDAVELEQQYAREACPEEILGMGPTQFAEYVEYVADRRLTQLEMDEAYGTENPFPWLSEAADLNREKNFFETQVTEYRSGGSLEW; encoded by the coding sequence ATGCCGATCGACTACCTCACCGACGGCGACACGCACGACCCGAACAAGATCCTGCCCATCGACTACGAGTGGGCCCGCGAGTACTACGAGGCGGGCGTCGACAACAACTGGGTGCCCGAGGAGATCCCCATGGGCAACGACGTGACCCAGTGGAACGGCGACGAGCTCAGCGACGCCGAGCGCCGGCTGGTCGAGTGGAACCTCGGCTTCTTCTCGACTGCGGAGTCGCTGACCGCGAACAACATCGTGCTCGCGGTGTACGACCACGTGACGGCGCCGGAGTGTCGGCAGTATCTCCTGCGGCAGGCGTACGAGGAGGCGGTCCACACGGACACGTTCATCTACTGCTGTGACTCGCTGGGGTTCGACCCCGACTACCTCTACGGGATGTACGACCGAATTCCCGCGATCGAGGCCAAAGACGAGTTCGTCGTCGACCTCACGCGGGTCGTCGACGACCCCGAGTTCACGATCGACGACGAGGCCGACGTGCGGGCGTTCCTCCGGGACCTGATCGGCTTCTACGTCATCATGGAGGGGATCTTCTTCTACGCCGGCTTCGCGATGATGCTCGGACTCAAGCGGCAGGGCAAACTGGAGGGGATCGGCCAGCAGTTCGAGTACATCATGCGCGACGAGTCGCTGCACCTCGGCTTCGGGATCGAGCTGATCGACGCGATCCGAGGGGAGACCGACGCGTGGACCGACGAGTTCGAGGCGGAGATTCGGGAGCTGATTCTCGACGCCGTCGAGCTCGAACAGCAGTACGCTCGCGAGGCCTGCCCCGAGGAGATCCTCGGGATGGGGCCGACGCAGTTCGCGGAGTACGTCGAGTACGTCGCCGACCGGCGGCTCACCCAACTCGAGATGGACGAGGCCTACGGCACCGAGAACCCGTTCCCGTGGCTCTCGGAGGCGGCCGACCTCAACCGCGAGAAGAACTTCTTCGAGACGCAGGTGACGGAGTACCGCTCCGGGGGGTCGCTCGAATGGTGA
- a CDS encoding S8 family peptidase, protein MRNSSRRTFLKGTAGVIGGTALATGSAVATGDGETGRFLINLRKVDRSEIPDDVEIIHDLSAADVLVARGDQSRVGSATATAPDVKIDRSDDEAGAVVEAEGPAAAGDSASHNHDGAPSNTELQWDKREQAVAGELTDKPGGGKFVHDTATGEGTRVAVVDSGVYDPHPDLEDVVNTELSINITGDGRGDDGTAHRPNGAGNHGTHVAGTIAATNDNDGPAGGVLGTAPDTEIVAVRMFSGKEGFAGDGLAGWEYAAAIGCDAINYSVGYTVSDTVEYPGLIALEQIISQVAAYVRSQGTVIVNSAGNGSLDMDAENTLSLPTEADGVFGVSATGPLGYGWGGKHSDNEAKWLTGNRLDEPTTDPAPYTNYGSAVDVSAGGGNYDLEAIVGGNDAAYNDLVYSTINTTGPDGEQTASYGWKAGTSMAAPQVAGAVALVRSLQPDASVEEVESLIQETASMPDEGETYHGAGHLDLEALVDAASGTGA, encoded by the coding sequence ATGCGTAACAGTAGCAGACGAACGTTCCTCAAGGGTACAGCGGGCGTGATCGGCGGCACGGCACTGGCGACGGGCAGCGCTGTCGCGACCGGCGACGGCGAGACCGGACGGTTCCTCATCAATCTCCGGAAGGTCGATCGCAGTGAGATTCCCGACGACGTGGAGATCATCCACGACCTCTCGGCGGCGGACGTACTGGTCGCACGTGGTGACCAGTCCCGCGTCGGCAGCGCGACCGCGACCGCGCCGGACGTGAAGATCGACCGCAGCGATGACGAGGCCGGGGCAGTTGTCGAAGCCGAGGGGCCGGCGGCCGCCGGCGACTCCGCGAGCCACAACCACGACGGAGCCCCGAGTAACACCGAGCTCCAGTGGGACAAGCGCGAACAGGCGGTCGCCGGCGAACTCACCGACAAGCCCGGCGGCGGAAAGTTCGTCCACGACACGGCGACGGGTGAGGGCACCCGCGTCGCGGTCGTCGACTCTGGCGTGTACGACCCCCACCCCGACCTCGAAGATGTGGTCAACACGGAGCTCTCGATCAACATTACCGGCGACGGTCGGGGCGACGACGGAACAGCCCACCGCCCCAACGGCGCGGGCAACCACGGCACCCACGTCGCGGGCACGATCGCCGCGACCAACGACAACGACGGTCCAGCCGGCGGCGTGCTCGGGACGGCGCCGGACACCGAGATCGTGGCGGTCCGGATGTTCTCCGGGAAAGAGGGGTTCGCGGGCGACGGCCTCGCCGGCTGGGAGTACGCCGCAGCGATCGGCTGTGACGCGATCAACTACAGCGTCGGCTACACGGTCTCCGACACCGTCGAGTACCCGGGCCTGATCGCGCTGGAGCAGATCATCAGTCAGGTCGCGGCGTACGTCCGCTCACAGGGCACCGTGATCGTCAACTCCGCCGGCAACGGTTCGCTGGACATGGACGCCGAGAACACGCTCAGCCTCCCGACGGAGGCCGACGGCGTGTTCGGCGTGAGCGCGACCGGTCCCCTCGGCTACGGCTGGGGCGGCAAGCACAGCGACAACGAGGCCAAGTGGCTCACCGGCAACCGCCTCGACGAGCCGACGACCGACCCCGCGCCGTACACGAACTACGGCTCGGCCGTCGACGTGAGCGCGGGCGGCGGGAACTACGATCTGGAGGCTATCGTCGGCGGCAACGACGCCGCGTACAACGATCTCGTCTACTCCACGATCAACACCACCGGCCCGGATGGCGAGCAGACCGCGTCCTACGGCTGGAAGGCCGGCACCTCGATGGCGGCCCCGCAGGTCGCGGGCGCCGTCGCACTCGTCCGCTCGCTCCAGCCGGACGCCAGCGTCGAGGAAGTCGAGTCGCTGATCCAGGAGACGGCGTCGATGCCCGACGAGGGCGAGACGTACCACGGCGCCGGCCACCTCGATCTGGAGGCGCTCGTCGACGCCGCGAGCGGCACGGGCGCGTAA
- a CDS encoding aspartate kinase — MRVVAKFGGTSLGSGDRVDRAADSVADAVAAGHEIAVVASAMGSQTDELLDEIAFDASDEDRAEIVSMGERTSVRMLKAALGARGVDATFLEPGDKDWPVVTNDRGEIDVAGTKRRVDALAATLDDTVPVITGFLAEDPDGNVTTLGRGGSDTTAMMLGNYLDADEVVIVTDVEGVMTGDPRVVEGARNVGSITVDELRNLSFRGAEVVAPSALVYKDEDLGVRVVHYQHGDLLSGGTSVEGSFEHLIDMEEAPLSCLTVAGRAIRNRPGILAEVSQKLGDAGINIDAVASGMDSLTYYVESEVAEAAEATLHDAVVEDDSLSSVTVEDEIAVIRVTGGELPNQPGVIRSLVDPLAEAGINIHDLITSATSVAIFVAWEDREETLDIVHEQF, encoded by the coding sequence GTGCGCGTAGTCGCGAAGTTCGGCGGCACCTCGCTGGGCTCGGGCGACCGGGTCGACCGGGCGGCCGACTCCGTCGCCGACGCCGTCGCAGCGGGCCACGAGATCGCCGTCGTCGCGAGCGCGATGGGCTCACAGACCGACGAGCTGCTCGACGAGATCGCCTTCGACGCCAGCGACGAGGACCGCGCCGAGATCGTCTCGATGGGCGAACGCACCTCGGTCCGGATGCTGAAGGCTGCACTCGGCGCCCGCGGGGTCGACGCGACGTTCCTCGAACCGGGCGACAAGGACTGGCCGGTCGTCACCAACGACCGCGGTGAGATCGACGTCGCGGGGACCAAACGGCGGGTCGACGCGCTCGCGGCGACGCTTGACGACACCGTCCCCGTCATCACGGGCTTTCTCGCGGAGGATCCCGACGGCAACGTGACGACGCTGGGCCGCGGGGGCTCGGACACCACCGCGATGATGCTGGGGAACTATCTCGACGCCGACGAGGTAGTGATCGTCACCGACGTGGAGGGCGTCATGACCGGCGACCCCCGCGTCGTCGAGGGCGCGCGCAACGTCGGCTCCATCACCGTCGACGAGCTCCGGAACCTCTCGTTCCGCGGCGCCGAGGTGGTCGCCCCCTCCGCGCTGGTCTACAAGGACGAGGATCTCGGCGTTCGAGTGGTCCACTACCAGCACGGCGACCTGCTCTCCGGCGGCACCAGCGTCGAGGGGAGCTTCGAGCACCTGATCGACATGGAGGAGGCGCCGCTGTCCTGTCTCACCGTCGCCGGCCGGGCGATCCGGAACCGGCCGGGGATCCTCGCGGAGGTCTCACAGAAGCTCGGCGACGCCGGTATCAACATCGACGCGGTCGCCAGCGGAATGGACTCGCTGACGTACTACGTCGAAAGCGAGGTCGCCGAGGCGGCGGAGGCGACGCTGCACGACGCCGTCGTCGAGGACGACTCGCTCTCCTCGGTCACCGTCGAGGACGAGATCGCCGTGATCCGCGTGACCGGCGGCGAGCTCCCGAACCAGCCGGGCGTGATCCGCTCGCTGGTCGATCCGCTGGCGGAGGCGGGGATCAACATCCACGACCTGATCACCTCCGCGACCTCCGTCGCGATCTTCGTCGCGTGGGAGGACCGCGAGGAGACGCTGGACATCGTCCACGAGCAGTTCTGA
- a CDS encoding translation initiation factor eIF-1A: MSDDSSGRKNLRMPDDNQVFGVVTEHLGGNHVRVRCADGETRLGRIPGRMKYRTWINEDDVVILEPWDWQDEKGNIEWRYDEQDAEQLRREGHID; the protein is encoded by the coding sequence ATGAGCGACGATTCATCAGGCCGGAAGAACCTCCGGATGCCAGACGACAACCAAGTGTTCGGTGTCGTCACCGAGCACCTCGGCGGCAACCACGTCCGGGTTCGGTGTGCCGACGGCGAGACGCGGCTCGGGCGCATCCCGGGTCGAATGAAGTACCGCACGTGGATCAACGAGGACGACGTGGTCATCCTCGAACCCTGGGACTGGCAGGACGAGAAGGGGAACATCGAGTGGCGCTACGACGAGCAGGACGCCGAGCAGCTCCGCCGCGAAGGCCACATCGACTGA
- a CDS encoding RPA12/RPB9/RPC11 RNA polymerase family protein, with protein sequence MKFCDACGSMMRTAGDTWVCRSCENEEPRDSQAEAAMTTQNEQEDGGEPPVVDGTTNANETVEESCPADDCDSDRAYYETRPKPGGSYEVRVFTCIDCGHTWRGS encoded by the coding sequence ATGAAATTCTGCGACGCGTGCGGGTCGATGATGCGCACGGCGGGCGACACGTGGGTGTGTCGCTCCTGTGAGAACGAGGAGCCGCGGGACTCGCAGGCGGAAGCGGCGATGACGACGCAGAACGAACAGGAGGACGGCGGGGAACCCCCCGTCGTCGACGGAACCACGAACGCCAACGAGACGGTGGAGGAGTCCTGTCCGGCGGACGACTGCGACAGCGACCGGGCCTACTACGAAACACGGCCGAAGCCCGGCGGCTCCTACGAGGTTCGAGTGTTCACCTGCATCGACTGCGGGCACACGTGGCGCGGGTCCTGA